A part of Streptomyces sp. NBC_01451 genomic DNA contains:
- a CDS encoding transposase — translation MVDTLGLLLGVMVTAADVGDRTAAQVLLRQVTDAHHRLELVWADGGYTGSLIAHCLTALALVLAIVRRSDDMRGFVVLPKRWIVERLFAHLMRTRRLARDYERRTTSAEAMIYWSMTLLMTRRLARPHPQRA, via the coding sequence GTGGTCGACACGCTCGGCCTGCTGCTGGGCGTGATGGTCACCGCCGCGGATGTCGGCGACCGCACCGCCGCCCAGGTCCTGCTGCGGCAAGTCACCGACGCGCACCACCGGTTGGAGCTGGTCTGGGCCGACGGCGGCTACACCGGCAGCCTCATCGCCCACTGCCTCACCGCGCTCGCCCTGGTCCTGGCGATCGTCAGACGCAGCGACGACATGCGCGGCTTCGTGGTCCTGCCCAAACGGTGGATCGTCGAGCGCCTCTTCGCCCACCTGATGCGCACCCGCCGCCTGGCACGCGACTACGAACGCCGCACCACCAGCGCCGAGGCGATGATCTACTGGTCGATGACCCTGCTCATGACCCGCCGCCTGGCCCGGCCACACCCCCAGCGAGCGTGA
- a CDS encoding DUF6262 family protein, with protein MPADNSQLIVAAARRRSAATRRRAVSALRRMDATGTTITFETVAREAGVSRSWLYNQPDLRAEIERLRARHRVPATRPVPDRQRASDASLLRRLEAATKRNRQLEAENRELREALALALGERRTADLPRHPGDTPKKKSSSVIGPC; from the coding sequence ATGCCGGCCGACAACTCTCAACTGATCGTCGCCGCGGCCCGTCGCCGGTCCGCGGCGACCCGCCGACGGGCAGTCTCCGCCCTGCGGCGGATGGACGCCACCGGCACCACGATCACCTTCGAGACCGTCGCCCGAGAAGCGGGCGTCTCCCGGTCCTGGCTCTACAACCAGCCGGACCTGAGAGCCGAGATCGAACGCCTCCGGGCCCGGCACCGCGTCCCCGCGACGCGGCCCGTTCCCGACCGGCAACGGGCCTCCGACGCCTCTCTACTGCGACGTTTGGAAGCCGCCACCAAGCGCAACCGGCAACTGGAAGCCGAAAACAGGGAGTTGCGCGAGGCACTCGCCCTCGCGCTCGGGGAACGACGCACCGCCGACCTGCCCCGCCACCCCGGCGACACGCCGAAAAAGAAGTCTTCCTCCGTCATCGGACCCTGCTGA
- a CDS encoding tyrosine-type recombinase/integrase — MQYIASGRPERTRTIKLKSGRKRPRVLTPVQAQKILDGCEHLRDRLLFALLLDTGVRIGEALGLRHDDIEIAEKQVTVVPRANDNRARAKAGRTRSIPASAELMRLYSDYLHREYGALDSDYVFVNLFAEPHGHPWAYPAVYDLVRRLRKTTGIAFEPHQYRHTYATWLLRRGAGMESVKELLGHASISTTIDTYGHLTVEDARRTLEEAGWFTGREVRL; from the coding sequence CTGCAGTACATCGCCTCCGGCAGGCCCGAGCGGACCAGGACCATCAAGCTCAAGTCCGGCCGGAAGCGTCCCCGTGTCCTGACCCCCGTCCAGGCCCAGAAGATCCTGGACGGTTGCGAACACCTGCGGGACCGGCTGCTGTTCGCCCTGCTGCTGGACACCGGGGTCCGCATCGGCGAGGCCCTGGGGTTGCGGCACGACGACATCGAGATCGCCGAGAAGCAGGTGACCGTGGTGCCGCGGGCCAACGACAATCGGGCCCGCGCGAAGGCCGGTCGCACGCGATCCATCCCGGCGAGCGCGGAGTTGATGCGGTTGTACTCCGACTACCTGCACCGCGAGTACGGCGCCCTGGACTCCGACTACGTCTTCGTGAACCTCTTCGCCGAACCCCACGGCCACCCATGGGCCTACCCGGCTGTCTATGACCTGGTCAGAAGGCTGCGGAAGACCACCGGTATCGCGTTCGAGCCCCATCAGTACCGCCACACCTACGCCACCTGGCTTCTGCGTCGCGGCGCCGGCATGGAGAGTGTCAAGGAACTCCTCGGACACGCCTCGATCAGCACCACGATCGACACCTACGGTCACCTGACCGTCGAGGACGCCCGCCGCACCCTGGAGGAAGCTGGCTGGTTCACCGGACGGGAGGTGAGGCTGTGA
- a CDS encoding site-specific integrase: protein MRLSAAVQHGRGGCAMRVQRVLAPGSTTESWTLLGDDLRPVDPVESFLAYLTAVERSPNTVKAYAHDLKDWWVYLDGRGLGWKSVDLEAVAAFVAWLRLPPLARSGGGGGAADGRASLHGFQREPQARRGQHVLRVSRPQRHRGRRPATSRSCSTSPPAGPSGPGPSSSSPAGSVPVS, encoded by the coding sequence ATGCGGTTATCTGCCGCCGTCCAACACGGAAGGGGCGGATGCGCGATGCGCGTACAGAGGGTGCTGGCACCCGGGTCGACGACGGAGTCGTGGACGCTGCTGGGGGATGATTTGCGGCCGGTCGATCCGGTGGAGTCGTTCCTGGCCTACCTGACGGCGGTCGAGCGGTCGCCGAACACCGTCAAGGCGTACGCCCATGACCTGAAGGACTGGTGGGTCTACCTCGACGGCCGCGGCCTGGGCTGGAAGTCGGTGGACCTGGAGGCGGTGGCCGCGTTCGTGGCCTGGCTGCGGCTGCCGCCCCTGGCCCGGAGCGGGGGCGGTGGCGGTGCTGCCGACGGTCGAGCATCACTGCACGGCTTCCAGCGTGAACCGCAAGCTCGCCGCGGTCAGCACGTTCTACGAGTTTCACGCCCGCAGCGGCATCGAGGTCGCCGACCTGCTACAAGCCGTTCCTGCAGTACATCGCCTCCGGCAGGCCCGAGCGGACCAGGACCATCAAGCTCAAGTCCGGCCGGAAGCGTCCCCGTGTCCTGA
- a CDS encoding transposase, producing MTDEEWTAVRPLLPLPAWLKGRGGQPEGYCHRQLLDAIRYLVAGGISWRAMPADFPAWGRVYAFFRRWREHGLIAEFHDRLRGRVREREGREAGPTAGIIDAQSVKAAASVPAASRGWDGGKKVDGRYLEPAQACPSCA from the coding sequence ATGACGGACGAGGAATGGACGGCCGTCCGGCCGTTGCTGCCGCTGCCGGCCTGGCTGAAGGGCAGGGGCGGGCAGCCCGAGGGCTACTGCCACCGCCAGCTGCTGGACGCGATCCGCTACCTCGTCGCGGGCGGGATCTCGTGGCGGGCGATGCCCGCGGACTTCCCCGCATGGGGCCGCGTCTACGCCTTCTTCCGCCGGTGGCGCGAGCACGGGCTGATCGCCGAGTTCCACGATCGGCTGCGCGGACGGGTGCGTGAGCGGGAGGGCCGTGAGGCCGGGCCAACGGCGGGGATCATCGACGCGCAGTCGGTGAAGGCCGCGGCCTCGGTGCCGGCCGCCTCACGCGGCTGGGACGGCGGGAAGAAGGTGGACGGTCGTTATCTTGAGCCCGCACAAGCGTGTCCTTCATGTGCGTGA
- a CDS encoding DUF3060 domain-containing protein yields the protein MRKATLLSRTLIALALSVMAGCADNASETAPAPSTGTATSSPGGAHADDGTGSAPAGSKSTSGSTATAVGGRDTALTIGSSYSTRATDCTGRDIVIEGQANSIGLTGRCGTVTIGGRFNIVTVETADTIRITGNSSTVITETVGAIRLDGATFVTVRWVNGTDGKEPTVSGNGRSCTVAKISGQEYESRIRP from the coding sequence ATGCGTAAAGCGACACTGCTTTCCCGCACCCTCATCGCTCTGGCACTCTCGGTCATGGCCGGATGCGCCGACAACGCGTCGGAAACGGCTCCGGCCCCGAGCACCGGGACGGCGACAAGTAGCCCCGGCGGGGCGCACGCCGATGACGGCACCGGTTCGGCCCCTGCCGGTTCGAAGAGCACCTCGGGCTCAACCGCGACCGCTGTCGGCGGCCGTGACACAGCACTCACCATCGGCAGCAGTTACAGCACGCGGGCCACCGACTGCACAGGCCGCGACATCGTCATCGAAGGCCAGGCGAACTCCATCGGACTCACCGGACGATGCGGAACGGTCACCATCGGCGGCAGGTTCAACATCGTCACCGTCGAGACTGCCGACACTATCAGGATCACGGGCAACTCCAGCACGGTGATCACTGAGACAGTCGGCGCCATCCGTCTGGACGGTGCCACCTTCGTCACCGTGCGCTGGGTCAACGGCACCGACGGCAAGGAGCCCACTGTTTCCGGTAACGGCAGGTCCTGCACCGTGGCCAAGATCAGCGGACAGGAGTACGAGAGCCGGATCAGGCCCTGA